The following is a genomic window from Sphingobacterium spiritivorum.
TATTTCAAAAAAAGTGGAGATGTTTTACCATCTCCACTTTTTTTATGCTTTAAATTCTTTTAGAAATTTCTGCAGTTTTGGTGCTATTACGACAGAACAGAATGGATTCTCAGGATGCGAATTAAAATAATTATGGTGATAATCTTCAGCTTCCCAGAATGTACTTGCCGGCTCTACAGCAGTTACAACAGGATCAGCATATACATGCTCTGCGTCCAGCTGCTGAATAAAGCGTTCAGCTTTCTCCTTTTGTTCTTCATTGTGATAGAATACTACCGAACGGTATTGCGTACCGACATCGTTGCCTTGTCTATTGAGTGTAGTAGGATTATGAGTCTTAAAAAAGATTTTAAGCAGATCCTCAAAACTTACTTTTGATTCATCAATATCCAATTGAACGACTTCTACATGGTCTGTAGTACCTGTACATACCTGTTCATAAGTGGGATGGTCATTCTTTCCTCCCATATATCCCGGTAAAACTGATTTTACTCCGTCAGTATTCTGAAAGATTACTTCGGTACACCAAAAGCATCCCCCTCCAAATGTTACTAGCATGATTATAAAATTAAAAACTCAAATTTAAACAATAATAAACCACTTGTCACCTGAGGTCTATAACGACAGCGTCAAAAAAACAACGCTCTTATTATACACATCCCCACAGCATGCCAGTGGTTAAATACAGGAATGAAAACTGTTATTTAAAAATATGTTTGCCCTTGATCAGCAGATCCTGCTTTTCTTCCGTACATACAGCATAAGAAAATCCATTCTGCAATGCATACGAGCCATATTCTCCCTTTTTATTAAGTGCAAGAAATCCAACCTGTATTTCTTTAGCTGTCTGTGGTTTCTTTTTAATAATGCGTTCTACAGCTTCTTTACATGCTGCTTCAGGGGAATAACCTTGTCGCATAAGTTCTACTACCAGAAAACTTCCTACTGTACGGATCACTTCTTCTCCTACACCGGTCGAAGTAGCTCCTCCTATTTCATTATCCACATATAGGCCTGCTCCGATAATCGGGCTGTCACCTACCCTACCGTGCATTTTGAATGCCATGCCGCTTGTCGTACACGCTCCGGCAAGATTGCCGTCGCTGTCTAAAGCCAGCATTCCGATGGTATCATGATTATATTGATTGCCGGGCAGACGCTCTGCCGCAAACCCCTTGTTCTCAATATTCATGACAGGTTTATACTTCTTCTCCTTCAACCATTCTTTCCATGCTTTTTCCCCTTCAGGGGTAAGCAGGTTTTCCTTCTCAAACCCCTGCTCTAAAGCAAATTGCAAGGCTCCTTCACCTACCAGCATCACATGAGGTGTCTTTTCCATTACTAACCTTGCCACAGATATCGGATGTGCAATATGCTCCAATGCGGCGACTGAGCCACAGTTACCTTCTGAATCCATGATACAGGCATCCAGGGTTACATTGCCGTCTCTGTCCGGATATCCGCCCTTACCTACAGTCATATTTTTCAGATCTGCCTCCGGCACACGTACTCCCTGCTCTACAGCATCTATAGCTTTCCCTTTTTTACTTAACACCTCCCAGGCAGCCTGGTTTGCAGCTATCCCAAAATCCCAGGTTGAGATTACAATAGGTTTGCCCGGTTTCAGTATTTTGTCTTCAGCAAAACCGCTAAGTGTACTTATACTTCCTAAAGCAGCCGCACCAACGATTCCTTGTTTTATAAATTTACGTCTTGAATGCATACGAATAATATTTGTAGCACAATATTACGAAAAAGCTTTATGATTCGTGTACAGGCAGATCCCCCAAAACAAGCGGTATGCTAGTTACTTTTCTGTAAAATCATAACACATCCGATGCTGAAAGGCTCAGTGGGCATGCCTGTCAACTGTTTTACTGCATATTACAGCAGAAGCACTTCTGTTTTTATGCAATTGGTACCCTTACCTGTTATTTTAAGACCAACGCTATTCGTTTTTGTGCAACTTTTTTGTTCAAATAATCAAAAACATACAATATAATTATAGATTTATCATATTTTTAATGGTAACTTAGACTTAAACTATCCAACATGAAGACTTTTATTACTTACTCATTTCTTGCATTTACCTTATTTACAAGTATAAATCATGTAAATGCGCAAGTTATTGACTCTACTACCTACCTCAAGATCAAAGAACTGCAAGAAACCGTAAAAACGGAAATTGCTCCGGACAAAAGATTAAAGATTATAGAGTTTTTATCTGTTGATATTCCCAAAAACGTCTATGTTATCCAGACGACCGAAAAAACAGCAAAAGACAGACTTGAACAACAATTAAAAGGAATCAATGCTCAGGTATCGGTCACCTTACTTCCCGATGCTTCTGTAGCGGACAAGCCCGCAGGAGTGGTCAATCTATCCGTTGCCAATCTGCGCACCAAACCCGAACATTCTGCAGAGATGGCAAGTCAGGTATTATTGGGCGCTCAGGTAGATATACTGCAAAAGATAAAAGGCGACTATCGTGTGCGTACAGCTGAGGGATATATTGCGTGGGTTCCGACATCCTCTGTTGTCGCTGTAACAAATGAAGAGTTGAACGATTGGAAAAAAGCGAAGAAAATTATCTTTACTGATGAATACGGCAAGTCCTATGCTACTGCAAATACGCAGGGACAACAGGTCTCTGACCTGGTATACGGGGATATGCTGATCCTGAATGGCGAAAGCGGCAATTTTTATGCGGTAACGTACCCGGATAAAAGAAAAGCCTATGTGCGCAAAGAACAGGCGATGACCTACGACAAATGGTTAACATCACGCAAGCCAACCTCTGAGAATATTATCAGCAGCGCGAGGACCATGCTGGGTCTGCCTTATCTGTGGGGAGGTACTTCTACCAAAGGAGTGGATTGCAGCGGTTTTACCAAAACGGCTTATTTTATGAACGGTTATATTATTCCTCGGGATGCTTCACAACAGGTTCTCACAGGCCAGAAAATTGACATTCTGGACAAGGACGGTCATTTTGATCCTGAAAAAGCTTTAAAAAATCTAAAACCTGCCGACCTGTTGTTTTTTGCAGCAGGCAAAAGCAGCAATCCCGATGCCCGTGTAACACATGTGGCCCTTTATATAGGCAACGGTACATTTATTCATTCCGCAGGATCAGTACGTATCAACAGTATGCTTAAAGATTCGCCTGATTATGATGACTTCCAGACCAGAACTGTAGTCGCTGCAAGACGTTATCTTGGAGAACATGAAAGTAACCTGCAAAAAGTAGAGAACAGCACCTATTACAATGCCGGAAAGTAACGGCGGAAAGTGTCTGAAAAATAAAATATATCAAGTAATTTTAATACCACAAAAAGACCTATTATGAGTACAACAGCTGATTGGATAGCTAAAGACTTCGGAGCATTCAAATTGCGTTACCGTCCCTATACGTTAGAACTACGTCATGTATTTACTGTTGCATCTTTCAGTCGCAGCACGACCCCCGTAGTCCTCACAGAACTGGAATATGACGGTATTATCGGATATGGAGAAGCCAGTATGCCTCCTTATCTCGGTGAATCGCAGGAAAGCGTGATCAATTTTCTGAATCAGATTGATCTGAGCAGCTTCAACTCCCCTTTCCAGACCGAAGAAATCCTGCACTATGTGGATCAGACCATGCTCAAAAACACGGCTGCCAAAGCGGCGATAGATATTGCACTGCATGATTTGCTGGGAAAAATCCTGCAACAGCCCTTTTATAAAATATGGGGATTAGATGCGGCACTTATCCCTCCTACATCCTATACCATCGGTATCGATACGGAAGAAATGATCCGGCAGAAAGTAGCTGAATCGGATCAGTTTAAGATCCTGAAAGTAAAACTCGGACTGGATACGGATAAAATGATTATCGATACTATTCGTAAAGTGACTGACCGCCCGCTATGTGCAGATGTCAACCAGGGGTGGAAATCCAGAGAACAGGCATTAGAAATGGCTCATTGGCTGGCGGAGCGCAATGTGGTTTTTCTGGAACAGCCTATGCCTAAGGAACAGATAGATGACAATGCCTGGCTTACGGAACACAGTCCGATCCCGACGATCGCAGATGAGGCCTGCCAGCGGCTGGCTGATGTGCCGGCTTTGAAAGATGTATACACCGGTATCAATATCAAACTCATGAAATGTACCGGAATGCGGGAAGCAAAAAAAATGGCTGAATTAGCAAGAGCTCTGGAAATGAAAGTCATGATCGGTTGTATGACAGAAACGTCCTGTGCTATCTCAGCCGCAGCACAGTTAGCTCCTTTAGTGGACTGGGCGGATCTGGATGGAGCACTATTGATCGCAAATGATATTTATGATGGTATGCAGGTTGTAGAGGGGAAATGCATCCTGCCGGAAAGACCGGGAATTGG
Proteins encoded in this region:
- a CDS encoding dipeptide epimerase, with the protein product MSTTADWIAKDFGAFKLRYRPYTLELRHVFTVASFSRSTTPVVLTELEYDGIIGYGEASMPPYLGESQESVINFLNQIDLSSFNSPFQTEEILHYVDQTMLKNTAAKAAIDIALHDLLGKILQQPFYKIWGLDAALIPPTSYTIGIDTEEMIRQKVAESDQFKILKVKLGLDTDKMIIDTIRKVTDRPLCADVNQGWKSREQALEMAHWLAERNVVFLEQPMPKEQIDDNAWLTEHSPIPTIADEACQRLADVPALKDVYTGINIKLMKCTGMREAKKMAELARALEMKVMIGCMTETSCAISAAAQLAPLVDWADLDGALLIANDIYDGMQVVEGKCILPERPGIGILKI
- the msrA gene encoding peptide-methionine (S)-S-oxide reductase MsrA, with product MLVTFGGGCFWCTEVIFQNTDGVKSVLPGYMGGKNDHPTYEQVCTGTTDHVEVVQLDIDESKVSFEDLLKIFFKTHNPTTLNRQGNDVGTQYRSVVFYHNEEQKEKAERFIQQLDAEHVYADPVVTAVEPASTFWEAEDYHHNYFNSHPENPFCSVVIAPKLQKFLKEFKA
- a CDS encoding N(4)-(beta-N-acetylglucosaminyl)-L-asparaginase, with protein sequence MHSRRKFIKQGIVGAAALGSISTLSGFAEDKILKPGKPIVISTWDFGIAANQAAWEVLSKKGKAIDAVEQGVRVPEADLKNMTVGKGGYPDRDGNVTLDACIMDSEGNCGSVAALEHIAHPISVARLVMEKTPHVMLVGEGALQFALEQGFEKENLLTPEGEKAWKEWLKEKKYKPVMNIENKGFAAERLPGNQYNHDTIGMLALDSDGNLAGACTTSGMAFKMHGRVGDSPIIGAGLYVDNEIGGATSTGVGEEVIRTVGSFLVVELMRQGYSPEAACKEAVERIIKKKPQTAKEIQVGFLALNKKGEYGSYALQNGFSYAVCTEEKQDLLIKGKHIFK
- a CDS encoding C40 family peptidase, which encodes MKTFITYSFLAFTLFTSINHVNAQVIDSTTYLKIKELQETVKTEIAPDKRLKIIEFLSVDIPKNVYVIQTTEKTAKDRLEQQLKGINAQVSVTLLPDASVADKPAGVVNLSVANLRTKPEHSAEMASQVLLGAQVDILQKIKGDYRVRTAEGYIAWVPTSSVVAVTNEELNDWKKAKKIIFTDEYGKSYATANTQGQQVSDLVYGDMLILNGESGNFYAVTYPDKRKAYVRKEQAMTYDKWLTSRKPTSENIISSARTMLGLPYLWGGTSTKGVDCSGFTKTAYFMNGYIIPRDASQQVLTGQKIDILDKDGHFDPEKALKNLKPADLLFFAAGKSSNPDARVTHVALYIGNGTFIHSAGSVRINSMLKDSPDYDDFQTRTVVAARRYLGEHESNLQKVENSTYYNAGK